One window of the Primulina eburnea isolate SZY01 chromosome 18, ASM2296580v1, whole genome shotgun sequence genome contains the following:
- the LOC140819501 gene encoding protein ACCUMULATION AND REPLICATION OF CHLOROPLASTS 6, chloroplastic isoform X1: protein MDALRNLSIGLYGHHLLPPPRKFSARKPHFKPHAAVSGGSTTRKWADRLLVDFQFLPATLDPPDPITPQPLPSLPERHVSMPLDFYRILGAESHFLGDGIRRAYDARVSKPPQSGYSDDALISRRQILQAACQTLANPSSRREYNQSLAEDEFDTILTQVPWDKVPGALSVLQESGETEVVLQIGESLLKERLPKSFKQDVVLSMALALVDLSRDAMELSPPDFIRGGEVLEMALKLLQEEGASNLAPDLQAQIDETVEEISPRCVLELLSLPLGDEHRSKRGEGLQGVRNILWSVGGGGAAAIAGGYTREDFMNEAFLRMTAAEQVDLFAATPSNIPAESFEVYGVALALVSEAFINKKPHLIKDADNLFQQLQQTKMTAVGIPSSVYSVRENREIDFALERGLCSLLVGEVDECRTWLGLDNEDSPYRDPSIVNFVFEHSKDDNENDVLPGLCKLLETWLMEVVFPRYRETQDVRFKLGDYYDDPIVLRYLERLEGVGRSPLAAAAAIVKIGAGATAVLDNVKVSAIQALQKVFPLGSGEKTAGRYGEKQISNNDLADATQESVVDQDDSYTVGATGRNSSADMEQLENITDKIKDTTVKIMCAGAAVGLLTLLGLKLLPHRSDSSNLRKDVGTAMASDVIDVAFASIPTNASVNLLSGDPVVDSDEIPRMDARFAESLVRKWQSIKSIALGPDHNFGKLTEVLDGQMLKIWTDRATEIAQHGWFWNYRLLNLNIDSVTVSVDGKRATVEATLEESAQLTDNAHPEHNDSYSTTYTTRYELSCSRSGWKIVGGGVLKS from the exons ATGGACGCTCTTCGGAACCTCAGTATCGGACTATACGGCCACCACCTCCTCCCGCCTCCGCGCAAATTCTCCGCTAGGAAACCTCACTTCAAACCCCACGCCGCCGTCAGTGGAGGCTCCACCACCAGAAAATGGGCGGATCGCCTGCTTGTGGATTTCCAGTTCCTTCCGGCTACTTTGGACCCTCCCGACCCCATTACTCCCCAGCCCCTCCCTTCCCTGCCGGAACGCCACGTCTCGATGCCTCTCGACTTCTACCGTATCCTAGGCGCCGAGTCTCATTTCCTCGGGGATGGGATTCGGAGGGCATATGACGCCAGGGTTTCGAAGCCTCCGCAGTCTGGGTACAGCGACGATGCTTTGATTAGCCGAAGGCAGATTCTTCAAGCCGCTTGTCAGACGCTGGCTAACCCTAGCTCGCGCCGCGAATATAACCAGAGCCTTGCGGAGGATGAGTTTGATACTATTCTGACCCAAGTTCCTTGGGATAAG GTTCCTGGAGCATTAAGTGTATTGCAAGAATCTGGGGAGACAGAGGTAGTGCTTCAGATTGGAGAGAGCTTGTTGAAAGAAAGGCTGCCCAAATCATTCAAGCAAGATGTGGTTCTGTCCATGGCACTTGCTTTGGTTGATTTATCTAGGGATGCTATGGAACTGTCGCCTCCGGATTTCATTAGAGGTGGTGAGGTACTTGAGATGGCTCTCAAGTTGTTGCAG GAAGAAGGTGCAAGCAACCTTGCTCCAGATTTACAAGCACAGATTGACGAAACCGTGGAAGAGATCAGCCCACGCTGTGTTCTTGAGCTTTTATCTTTACCTCTTGGTGACGAGCACCGGTCGAAAAGGGGAGAAGGTCTTCAAGGTGTGCGAAATATATTGTGGTCTGTTGGAGGAGGAGGCGCAGCTGCTATTGCTGGAGGATATACACGTGAAGATTTCATGAATGAGGCTTTTCTGCGCATGACAGCCGCAGAGCag gTTGATCTCTTTGCTGCTACACCAAGTAACATACCTGCAGAAAGTTTTGAGGTCTATGGAGTGGCACTTGCCCTTGTATCTGAAGCCTTCATAAACAAAAAACCTCATCTTATCAAAGATGCTGACAATCTTTTTCAGCAACTTCAGCAAACCAAGATGACAGCTGTGGGGATCCCTTCATCTGTTTACAGTGTTCGAGAAAATCGAGAAATAGACTTTGCCCTTGAAAGGGGGCTTTGTTCACTTCTTGTTGGTGAGGTTGACGAATGCCGCACTTGGCTGGGTTTGGACAATGAAGACTCTCCATATAGAGATCCATCTATTGTTAATTTTGTCTTCGAGCATTCTAAGGATGACAATGAAAATGATGTCCTTCCTGGACTCTGCAAACTGTTAGAGACATGGTTGATGGAGGTAGTGTTCCCAAGATACAGAGAGACCCAAGATGTCAGGTTCAAGCTTGGGGACTATTACGATGATCCTATTGTTCTGAGATATTTAGAAAGGTTAGAAGGTGTTGGTCGTTCACCTttggctgctgctgctgctatAGTGAAGATTGGAGCTGGGGCCACTGCTGTGCTCGACAACGTGAAGGTTAGTGCTATTCAGGCACTTCAGAAAGTGTTTCCTCTTGGATCTGGAGAGAAGACTGCTGGACGTTATGGGGAGAAGCAAATAAGCAATAATGATTTAGCAGATGCAACCCAGGAATCTGTAGTTGATCAAGATGATTCCTACACAGTTGGAGCTACTGGGAGGAATAGTTCTGCTGATATGGAACAGCTAGAAAATATTACTGACAAGATAAAAGACACAACCGTGAAGATCATGTGTGCTGGTGCAGCAGTTGGTTTGCTTACATTGTTGGGGTTGAAGCTCCTCCCACATAGAAGCGACTCTTCTAATCTACGTAAAGATGTTGGCACTGCAATGGCTTCTGATGTCATCGATGTGG CCTTCGCTTCCATTCCAACAAACGCATCTGTCAATTTACTTTCAGGGGATCCAGTAGTTGATTCTGATGAAATACCTCGAATGGATGCAAGATTTGCGGAGAGTCTTGTTCGCAAATGGCAAAGTATCAAATCCATAGCTCTTGGACCAGATCACAATTTTGGAAAATTGACAGAG GTATTGGATGGCCAAATGCTAAAGATCTGGACAGACAGAGCCACAGAAATCGCTCAACACGGCTGGTTCTGGAACTATCGACTTTTGAACCTTAACATCGATAGTGTGACTGTATCAGTTGATGGCAAGCGTGCAACTGTGGAGGCTACCCTCGAGGAGTCGGCACAGCTGACGGACAATGCTCATCCTGAACACAATGATTCGTACAGTACCACCTACACAACGCGGTACGAGCTATCATGTTCGAGATCAGGTTGGAAGATCGTAGGAGGAGGTGTTCTCAAGTCCTAA
- the LOC140819501 gene encoding protein ACCUMULATION AND REPLICATION OF CHLOROPLASTS 6, chloroplastic isoform X2, which produces MDALRNLSIGLYGHHLLPPPRKFSARKPHFKPHAAVSGGSTTRKWADRLLVDFQFLPATLDPPDPITPQPLPSLPERHVSMPLDFYRILGAESHFLGDGIRRAYDARVSKPPQSGYSDDALISRRQILQAACQTLANPSSRREYNQSLAEDEFDTILTQVPWDKVPGALSVLQESGETEVVLQIGESLLKERLPKSFKQDVVLSMALALVDLSRDAMELSPPDFIRGGEVLEMALKLLQEEGASNLAPDLQAQIDETVEEISPRCVLELLSLPLGDEHRSKRGEGLQGVRNILWSVGGGGAAAIAGGYTREDFMNEAFLRMTAAEQVDLFAATPSNIPAESFEVYGVALALVSEAFINKKPHLIKDADNLFQQLQQTKMTAVGIPSSVYSVRENREIDFALERGLCSLLVGEVDECRTWLGLDNEDSPYRDPSIVNFVFEHSKDDNENDVLPGLCKLLETWLMEVVFPRYRETQDVRFKLGDYYDDPIVLRYLERLEGVGRSPLAAAAAIVKIGAGATAVLDNVKVSAIQALQKVFPLGSGEKTAGRYGEKQISNNDLADATQESVVDQDDSYTVGATGRNSSADMEQLENITDKIKDTTVKIMCAGAAVGLLTLLGLKLLPHRSDSSNLRKDVGTAMASDVIDVGDPVVDSDEIPRMDARFAESLVRKWQSIKSIALGPDHNFGKLTEVLDGQMLKIWTDRATEIAQHGWFWNYRLLNLNIDSVTVSVDGKRATVEATLEESAQLTDNAHPEHNDSYSTTYTTRYELSCSRSGWKIVGGGVLKS; this is translated from the exons ATGGACGCTCTTCGGAACCTCAGTATCGGACTATACGGCCACCACCTCCTCCCGCCTCCGCGCAAATTCTCCGCTAGGAAACCTCACTTCAAACCCCACGCCGCCGTCAGTGGAGGCTCCACCACCAGAAAATGGGCGGATCGCCTGCTTGTGGATTTCCAGTTCCTTCCGGCTACTTTGGACCCTCCCGACCCCATTACTCCCCAGCCCCTCCCTTCCCTGCCGGAACGCCACGTCTCGATGCCTCTCGACTTCTACCGTATCCTAGGCGCCGAGTCTCATTTCCTCGGGGATGGGATTCGGAGGGCATATGACGCCAGGGTTTCGAAGCCTCCGCAGTCTGGGTACAGCGACGATGCTTTGATTAGCCGAAGGCAGATTCTTCAAGCCGCTTGTCAGACGCTGGCTAACCCTAGCTCGCGCCGCGAATATAACCAGAGCCTTGCGGAGGATGAGTTTGATACTATTCTGACCCAAGTTCCTTGGGATAAG GTTCCTGGAGCATTAAGTGTATTGCAAGAATCTGGGGAGACAGAGGTAGTGCTTCAGATTGGAGAGAGCTTGTTGAAAGAAAGGCTGCCCAAATCATTCAAGCAAGATGTGGTTCTGTCCATGGCACTTGCTTTGGTTGATTTATCTAGGGATGCTATGGAACTGTCGCCTCCGGATTTCATTAGAGGTGGTGAGGTACTTGAGATGGCTCTCAAGTTGTTGCAG GAAGAAGGTGCAAGCAACCTTGCTCCAGATTTACAAGCACAGATTGACGAAACCGTGGAAGAGATCAGCCCACGCTGTGTTCTTGAGCTTTTATCTTTACCTCTTGGTGACGAGCACCGGTCGAAAAGGGGAGAAGGTCTTCAAGGTGTGCGAAATATATTGTGGTCTGTTGGAGGAGGAGGCGCAGCTGCTATTGCTGGAGGATATACACGTGAAGATTTCATGAATGAGGCTTTTCTGCGCATGACAGCCGCAGAGCag gTTGATCTCTTTGCTGCTACACCAAGTAACATACCTGCAGAAAGTTTTGAGGTCTATGGAGTGGCACTTGCCCTTGTATCTGAAGCCTTCATAAACAAAAAACCTCATCTTATCAAAGATGCTGACAATCTTTTTCAGCAACTTCAGCAAACCAAGATGACAGCTGTGGGGATCCCTTCATCTGTTTACAGTGTTCGAGAAAATCGAGAAATAGACTTTGCCCTTGAAAGGGGGCTTTGTTCACTTCTTGTTGGTGAGGTTGACGAATGCCGCACTTGGCTGGGTTTGGACAATGAAGACTCTCCATATAGAGATCCATCTATTGTTAATTTTGTCTTCGAGCATTCTAAGGATGACAATGAAAATGATGTCCTTCCTGGACTCTGCAAACTGTTAGAGACATGGTTGATGGAGGTAGTGTTCCCAAGATACAGAGAGACCCAAGATGTCAGGTTCAAGCTTGGGGACTATTACGATGATCCTATTGTTCTGAGATATTTAGAAAGGTTAGAAGGTGTTGGTCGTTCACCTttggctgctgctgctgctatAGTGAAGATTGGAGCTGGGGCCACTGCTGTGCTCGACAACGTGAAGGTTAGTGCTATTCAGGCACTTCAGAAAGTGTTTCCTCTTGGATCTGGAGAGAAGACTGCTGGACGTTATGGGGAGAAGCAAATAAGCAATAATGATTTAGCAGATGCAACCCAGGAATCTGTAGTTGATCAAGATGATTCCTACACAGTTGGAGCTACTGGGAGGAATAGTTCTGCTGATATGGAACAGCTAGAAAATATTACTGACAAGATAAAAGACACAACCGTGAAGATCATGTGTGCTGGTGCAGCAGTTGGTTTGCTTACATTGTTGGGGTTGAAGCTCCTCCCACATAGAAGCGACTCTTCTAATCTACGTAAAGATGTTGGCACTGCAATGGCTTCTGATGTCATCGATGTGG GGGATCCAGTAGTTGATTCTGATGAAATACCTCGAATGGATGCAAGATTTGCGGAGAGTCTTGTTCGCAAATGGCAAAGTATCAAATCCATAGCTCTTGGACCAGATCACAATTTTGGAAAATTGACAGAG GTATTGGATGGCCAAATGCTAAAGATCTGGACAGACAGAGCCACAGAAATCGCTCAACACGGCTGGTTCTGGAACTATCGACTTTTGAACCTTAACATCGATAGTGTGACTGTATCAGTTGATGGCAAGCGTGCAACTGTGGAGGCTACCCTCGAGGAGTCGGCACAGCTGACGGACAATGCTCATCCTGAACACAATGATTCGTACAGTACCACCTACACAACGCGGTACGAGCTATCATGTTCGAGATCAGGTTGGAAGATCGTAGGAGGAGGTGTTCTCAAGTCCTAA